The nucleotide window CTtcaagtttctttttttttttttaattttcttttcttacaTCATAACTTCCTTTCTTGTACTACAATTTTTCTAACATTTACAAGGAATGCATGTAGTTTTTCTTTTACCAATCTATGTAGGATTTCTTGTGTTCATTTTATGGCTAAGTGTTTTTCTTGTCCTTTTTGTTATTGATACTTCAAATACTTAGAAGTTGAAATGAtattgactaaaatattaaaaaatccctaaattttattGTAAAGGTAGATATAcagaaataattaaaagttaaaatatgcttTAAGTTCATGTACTCTTCATATATTTGGATTTTAGtcatatttttattttcgaaGTCTAGCCTCTCTATTTTTGATTTTAAAATGCAAATCTCATTACTAACGCTATTAAATTTCTTTTGTTAAATTAAGTTCATTATAATGTCATTGTTTGTCACATGACTATCAAATGAGTTTTTTTAAATATTACACcaacaaatttaaataaaataattttaacgatGTTAATAgttgaacttaaattttaaattcaaattgtaccTAAATTttagaactaaaaattttaattttaaaaataaaatacatcatTAAATTTTAACTCTACCAAGAATAAAAGACTTTcaacatattttaatttaaaatattatattcttCAGAACTTGTTTAAATAAAGTTTACAACTTTTTATTAGCTTACCCAATGAGGTTCTAAAACTTTCCTGATGAGATTGATTtcgataaatttaaaattaataatggtAAGATTGAATAttataataatcaaattaaaattaataatggaATGTGTTTGGATTTAAATATAATAGTAGCAATAAGGTAAATTATAatgaagaaaaaaattattaaagatttttttttataaaaataacataaaaattaattaattacaaaaTAGTTGGGAAGAAATTAATTACGAAAATTAATTGTTTGTTACAGTATCGGGGCTGCCTTTTTTAATTAATCATCAGACAATTATTaagcttttaaaataataatattttttatgatGCCACTGTAGGTGACAGCAAAATCTAATGTTGAGTTGTTAGGCGACATAactctaattaaaaaaaaaagtttaactgATAGCATGCTAGAAGTTGAGAGCTTTTTATTTTTGCTCTTAAGACTTTTGAAAAATTGTTTTCAATTATAGATTTTACTTATGGTCATTCCTCTTTATAAGAACATTAATGAATGTTATGGAATACATTAAACTAATTAAGTAAAAACATGGAAAAAATATCAACAAGATTAACACGACTCTTGAGAAGCTTAGGATGGAAGCTATGCGTGTCAAGAGAGCTCTTAGCAGCTAGCAGGTtgtcatttaattttttaaaaaaattaaattgttgttGTGGcagcaacaaaaaaaaaattatgtttttaaaagCCTAATGATTGCATAACAAACAACTCATTctcataattaatttttttcatcttattttgtatttaattaatttttataaaaaaacccATTGACTGCATTAAAttaagagaaattattttatacactgcaaatgaaatttttaaactcCACAAGATAAAAAGTTTgacaaatatattataaaatataataaaaaataaaaaagtaattatataaataaatgcaACGCAAAATTTAAAAACTGCACCAACAATGTAAGAAATAATTACCCTTAAATTAAAAGATGCATACAcaacaaaaaaataatttattgttattttttaaatttattagaataatatttaTGTCAAacaataaatttactaataataattaaaataaataatatttagtattatttgttaaataacttatttttaattaatattaatattataatatatacataaaactaTCGATTTGGTACATTTTCGCAATCACAGGAAAAAAAGCAAATCTTTTTGTTGTGGCAAGCACTTGTATCTTCGTCTCTTACATAGGGCTAAAACAGTAAGAAAGCTTTCACTGGGGTTGTTTTTGTGAGCATTAAATTCGCGTTGAAATTTAGCGGCAGGCTGGTTAAATTCTCCGAAAATGCTTCACCATTAGTGTTCCAAACACCAAAAAAACTCCCGTGATCATTTGGATTTTGGCTTGGTAGCCAAAAGAAAAAGCTAAAGTTAGGCTTCAACCCAGGATTGATGCTGGATCCCAACACAATTACATGATACAAATCATACAGAGATAAATACGACATATCAATAAATAAAGATTATGAATTGCTAACATCTCCTCTTAAACCCCAAATGACGCCAAAAAACACAACACAACATGACAAGAATACAATGATTATTGCACTCATTGACAAGTCAGCCATGTATCAAtttatacataaaaataataaatttctcTGATATACTTAAATAGTATAAAACAAtaacatgcaagtccaagcaagGGAAAAGGGACATCAATATGATATTGGAAACATGGAAATATTCGGTACCTTGTCcttcctttttttaaaatttctttctttctttcttcatctttttcataTATCCAAAACATGGAACAAAAGATCTTACATACTGACCAAATACTCGTACTATTAGAAAGCCGCCCATCCTGATGCAGTGGTCTTCCTAGGTCCAGATCCACTTGCAGGAAGATTCCTCTGTAAATGTCACCAATGTAGTTAATTTTGGTACCAAAAATGAGTTTCAGTTACAAAGAACTAAAGCAGCCtccaaaacatattaaaacatttattatCAAGGTCGAGAACCCAAGAAAAATTCCACTCCGTACTTGACTCCAACATGAAAAAGGCAATATATATTGTGTTTTTAATGTTTGAGCTTCAATTATGAACCTATTCCCACCTTATTTCTACTGCAAGGAAACATTAAGTCAATGGGGCTAAATACACACAATGCCTAAAAACAATGAACTCACAGAATCATCTAGAAGCTGAGTTGTACGGCATAGCTTGACAAGAGCTACAAGTATAATTTCTAACAAAGAACAAACGGGAATGCGAAGAGTATAATATACATAAAAAGGGGGAAAATGCTTCTGCATATAGGAAATATTGAATGAAttgattgtaaattatgagattttgCGACTTCTGCCCCTTGTGAGTAAGATATTAATCGTAAGGAAAATGGAATTTCCACAATGACTGCAAATCCTACCGCTATCATTTGAGAATACAAATTATTGTTGTGCCCAAAAACCGGATTTTGGTTGGAATCATTAGCAGATTTTATGATAACCAATTCCCTGGCAAGGTTAAATCTAAGAAAAAGTCAACAAAGGTTGCAAAACTTTTATGTAAAGCTCATGAAGCATGCATCTGACCAAAAGGTTGAATAAAGTCGTACCTCAAGTTGAGAAAAGTTTGTTAAAGGGTCAGTTTGTCTTGTGTTTTCGGTGGGTGCTCTTTGACCAACACTTTGACTGGTAGATGTCATCCGAGCCGCTGCAGGGTCATTGGGAGGGGGTGGGAGAGGAGATCTTATCTTTCCCGAATCAGCAGGCGGCGGGACAAGGCACAAAGTATTAGGCTTTAGAACCACCCCTGACAATGCAGCAGCTGAAAGCATGCCAGTTCCACTAGATGGCTTGGGCTGAATATTAATCCGAATCGTCTCACCTTCCTATAACCCAAAACACCACAAGATCAAAATCCACCTAAAATGAATTCAAACACAGCATTTAAAACCCATTAATAATTAACAACAGAACAGATTTAAGTTGTCCTCTTTAGAGAAGAAAACTAAAACCACAAAGAGTGAAAGATAAATGATCAAGCCATATTAAAACACCAAAATTAAAGACCTTTATTGGTATAATACCATATTAAAACAACATAACCTAcaaaaacaaatataataaattaCTTATTTAGCATTGCATATTGGCAAAAACTGAAATTGTACAATTTCTTCACAACATTTTAGATTCTACAAGACAGCAACACCACAATCCAAATTCAGCAAAATAACTTAAAAgccaggaaaaaaaaaaaaaacctcaaaaCCAAGCTAACATAGCACATTGGCAAAAAAGAAATTCACAACCTAAAAAACAAACTTCAAGCAGTAGcataaaaaaaagggaaaataacaAAAAACTCAATATTTATCCAAATATACAAACTAACTTTATTAAACGATTGACATTTACTTTTACCCACACTCATAAATTACGACCTTCCAAGTACAACGGCAATAATAACACGATAAAAATAAATCAGAAAACCTGCCCCGCCCCCAGCCCCACATTCTGAActcaaacaaaatttaaacttttaaacTTTTAACAATCTTAAGCAATAGCTCAGGTATATGATATATCAAAATAAAGAATAAGTCAACCCACATTCTAAAATCAATGAAAGTTAGACGTTTAAAGCTACAAAAAGTTAAAAACAAAAAAGACCCGAAATTTTCTACCTTCAATCGATGATTAACAGCCGGATGAATATCAATAAGAGAATCAGTCGCATTTTTCTCACTGGCCTCTTTCTCGTTCTCTCTGCTGACATACTTATTGTGATCAGACAACGCCACGTTGAAATCAAACGCCTCGTTCCGCTCATTAAACCCGAGCCCAATGAAGGCGTGTTTCCCATTCCCGTCCTCAATCTTGAGCACGAAGTACCGGGAAGAATCAAGCGCGGGCTCTACGGAACTCTCGCGCTGGCCAGGGTAGATAAAACAAGCGGCGAATAGCTCAGCCGAGTTGGGATCCTCCAATCGGATCTCGCATCGGTCCTTGCAAGAGACGACCCGGAGCCGACCCGACCAGATCTTGTCGGATTGGAGCCACTCGCCGCATTTGTAACCACCGGAGGTGGAACGTGGCGGGATTTTGTAGACAGTGACTTCGCGGACCACGAGGAGGGTGTGTTCGAAGGACTCTTCTTCATCGAATGACATGTTGCGGAAATGTGGAGATGGAGTTAGGGCTTTTTCTTAGAGAAAAATTGGGAATTTTGAGAGCTTTTCGATGAAAAGGAGGAGAGAGGTGATAGGTGGCAGGGAATAATCGGATGTTGAGAGATTTGGGGAGCAGAGAGACGTGGCCTCAAAGAGACTATTGAAGCGTCAATTGCTCTTCCCCAGTTACCTTTTTATCCTTTTCACTTTCCTATTAATCAGCTTTGGCAGATACGGTGATAGATTGGGTAGTTTCAGGTATTTGcactaataaaataaagaaaggccGAAATGATAAAGAacaaacaaaacatgaaataaaataaagaaaaggctTAGAAAATAAAGAGCAAACAAAATATGAAAGTAATAAAAAATgtattttattgattaaatgaATGATTTATAATTCTTATGTAGTAGTCTTTCAAGTGTTAAAGTTGGCAATACCTTAGTAAAAAGATATGCTAAATTATCATTAGAATGAATTTGTTGAACATTTATATCACCTCTTTTCTCAAGATCATGGGTGCAAAATAATTTTGGTGATTAACCACCCTTCAATTGAGCTATACGTGCTATATTATCTTCATATAAGATAGTTGACATCTTTTCTAGtaaaggcaaattacatatcttctaGATATGTTGGGTCAATAACCTTAGTCAAACACACTTTCGActtgcctcatgcattgcaattatttctgCATGATTGAAGAAGTGGCAAGTAATGTTTGCTTTGTTGACGCCTTGATATGACAGTAATCCcatatgtaaataaatatcctATTTGAGATCAACCTTTATGTGGATCTAATAAGTATCCAGCATCGGCATAGCCAACTAATAGgaattttgaatcatttgaataaaataaccccatatTAATGGTCCCTCTGAaatatctaaatacatgtttaattccattcTAATGTCTACCtgttggagaagaactaaatcttgctaacaagtttacGATGAAAGCTATATTAAGTCTTGTGTTatttgcaagatacatcaatgccCCTATAGCACTTAGATATGGCACTTCAGGACTaagaaactcttcatcattctTGCAAGGACAAAATTaatctttattcacatctaacgaCCGCACTACTATTAGAGTACTTAATGGGTGTGCTTAatccatgtaaaatttctttaatatTTTTCCATATAAGTTAATTAATGAACATGAATTTCATCTTTTAAATGCTCGATTTGTAATCCAAGATAAAACTTTGTTTTTTCAAGATCTTTCAACTCAAATTCTTTCCTTAAACAATTTATTGTATTTTGAAGCTCTTTAgtagttccaataatatttagacCATCAAGATAAacaataattatcacaaattTTATCCAAACCTTTTTATAAAGACACATGGACAAATTGGATCGTTTTTGTAACCTTCTTTTAACAAGTATTCGTTAAGAAGATTGTACCGCATACGTCTAGATTGTTTTAttccatataaacttttctttaatctgatcGAATAATTTTCTCAAGAAACTCTATATGTTTTCGGGATTTTAAATACTTcagggattttcatataaatttcactatcaagtgtaCCATATAAATAGGATGTAACAGTATCCATAAGATGCATGTCATGTTTTTTCACGTACTACCAAACTAATAAGatatctaaacgtgattgcatccactacaggagaatatgtctcttcataatcaatgccGGACCTTCGGgaaaatccttgtgctacaagGCGAGCTTTATATCTTACGACTTCAtcaatttcattttgttttcacATAAATACCTATTTATATCCTACCGGCTTTTACATCTTTAGGTGTTTGGACTACAGGTCCAAAAACTTCATGTTTAGAAAGTGAACTCAGTTCTGCTTGAATTAcatctttccattttggccaatcttttctatttttacATTCTTTAGTAGATTTAGACTCAAGAtcctcatttttttttattttaatagcaATATTATAAGCAAAATTGTTACTGACAACTACTTGTTTTTTCTGTTCCATCTTTTTCTcgtattgacataacttatcgagatctctttattttcatcatttccATTTTCACTTTtaggtacctgaatctcttcttgatttttataattaattatgtcATGGGTCTCTTCAAGAACCCtcgcctccactatatgaccatcttgAATGTTTGCTCCTTTACTTTTACGAGGATTTTAATCTTTAGAACCGACTGGTCTTCCATGCTTCATGCATGAATTACTTTCTTTTACATTAACAGTTTTCCCTATTAGGATATCAATTCATGTTGGAGCATTTTCACTTGGTATGTGAGATTTAATGAATCTGGCAGTtgatttgtaaaatgaattatgtaatagcccaatttagaccctaatcggaacaatggtttcgggaccacaaatccgatttagaaaaatattttgaaattattttctatatttattatgtgtgaatttatatctgtgaaattttcgtgatttaattttgtcaagTGGGTGCCCGATTaattaaaagggcttaatcacgtaaaatgaaaatttgatggttatttATAAAAGGGCCGAAATGAATGTGTCTTTATAAGAGGAAGTACTTATGTTGCAATTATGCCGTTGATTTTATGTATGGACGGCATTAGACTTATAATATATAGTTTTATTATAAaatcattaaggttaaatatgtaaacttattaatatgttaatatatcataaaacataaaaaaaaattaaagccaTTTTTGTGTTCATACTTTGTTCTTGccgaaaacaaaagaaaagaaaaagaaaacttagGTTCGGCcattctcaagcttgattcaaggtaaaTTCTAGCTCggcttttgataatttttacgtttttgagatcattgctaagttatctacaaagcccatgctcgaatttctgattttggtgaatattttgagttatgctattgatgaatatttgagttttgtgatgttagttggtgaaatatgaaagatatgttttggattgacatgttttgtattggaatttttgatgattctgagtaattaggactaaattgcaaaaataagaaggttacgaggcattaccgatcataatACAACTCAGTACAGACTTTCATTACAAAGTTAATCATCTAGTAAAATTTTAGACCAAACTAACATGTTTCGAACGTACCATTCATCTAATTATCCAAATTTCTATTCGATCAATACAATcaaataatcatagaaatcaaatGTTTAACTCATAACCTAATATATTTCAttacatatacaaatcatatatgCATACTAAACATTTGAGGCAttcaaatgatttaaaaaaataaaataacttatcaacttacaaattttatgcactaactttaaaacatataaatatacataatttttctcatataaataacatatatcATTGTGTCtatttcatttatcaaatattACCATACCTTTATAACCACAACAatttcataacatatatatatatatatatatatatatatatgatattttacTTAGCATATACCGAGTGTATATTATCAACTTAACCAAATAATCTACTCAAATAAATTAATCCAAACATCCAAATAATATGCCCTTTGAAACTAACATAAAATCTACATTTATTAATCAAATTTCCATAGCCtaactttaaccacaaatattCAATACCCCAAGTCTAACACAAACATACAAATAAACACATAACAACCTACTTTAATCACATTTGCCGAACCACAAATATAGCATATTAATAAGTCTAAATAATATATCAACTTGTCTCTATTTGACCAATTCACTACATTAACAACCACGacttatgcacatatatatatatattcacatacattGTCATTACAACCGAATTTAAAACAACAAATACccattcgaatatatatatatatatatatatatatatatatatcattatcatTTCACTCCAATACTAAGCCAAATCAAGCAAACATACTTATAAATATATACACCATAGCCGATTCATCAACCACATATatatccaaaatcatcaaccatttccaaagcatatagtgtaacatcccaaaattgggcctagtcagaatagtggttttgggactacaaatccgatgtcaaaatatttattttatgattattattaggcctagaatatgaaattaagtatgtgttaaagtttcatgaagaaattcttagtgtaaggtgtccaattggaaattagggaccaaattgaataaattgcaaaatttggattttagaagcaatttgcaagaaattgctttagattattaattagaaggtcttaaagattaattttcccaatttctaagtttttgggcaAAAATGggtatgcatggaaaattttggaagtttaataaggaagggcattttggtcatttggtaataaaatcaataaaaaagggaaatgaaggcaaaaatcagccattcttctccctcttgCTACCAAATTTCCAAGGggcaccatagctagggtttcttcactttccaagctcaatagtaagtgactcctagcccagtttttaatgttctttgtatttttgagatccttgtaacatgttctctccatttctacccctATTTTAAGCTAGGATTCATGTATGAAAAATGACCCAAgtgtgacatgtttgttctttgatgatttatgggggaatatgaaagttagatgtgtgttaaacatcttttcctaagtgattttcatgaaaaacccctaaaaggacctttttgcaaaaggtacaaaatatgtggtagaaatgtggaatagaggaaaatgtgggctagtatgagtttataatacattcggctagacttgggtaaccaaggaattacatgtatttcattttacgagtctagggactaagttgtaaaattttgaaatgttaggggcaaaatggtcattttgtccagGGGTGAATTTTAGGTCCGAAATAAATatcatgaggtattaataatttatttttactgatatagaccccgaggaactgATTTCGGAGATCGattgtggaaaacgaaaggttttagaATAACTAAAATACGAAACCTAAGCagttaccaggtaagttcgtgtaactcgaatgtAAACTATCTTTAAATACATTTAAGATGTATGTACATATATGAATTATAACAGTAATATTTATTGCATGACAACTCatgaattattaatgttatgatgaaatgtctcggttgaataaaaaggaatGTCTGATGGATTACTCGAAAATGAAATAATGGtataaaggatctagcccggacggacgatcctatagtgatctagcatcctaaagaatatgtgtgctttggctgatttagccCGAACAGATAATCCGAAtaggatctaaatttagcctggactggtaattcagacctGAACTCGTAGGAGTACATGTctttgtaggggatttagcctggactggtaatcccgacattactctGTGAGTTATGttgtgggggatttagcctggaatggtaatctCACCATAAAAATGAGGCTCACGGGAGTGCGTATTTAAAGgatcacttgcatgatttgatGGTAAACGAGATATCCATTgagattccaagaaattcgataggattaaaatgttaaatgggaatagacatgtttgaattgatgagctcatctatgaaaGATGTTACATTGTACTggcatgagactaacttgatagttgagtacatgtgataggaaatttTACTATGAATGTTTAGCCTGAATATCTTATATGGTTGCATGTTAAAtaactggtaagtttactttcccgttattcggacttactaagcatgttaatgcttaccctcccctcttctttccctgttttacagagctcgtggactcgtgaagattgaaaGACGATTGGAGCATTGTtaacactatcaacttgttttgctttggtatatagatactttattttgtttcaatggcatgtataggttctggttattttatgatatgtgtcATTGGGTGGCCTATGTAAAggcttaaatattaaacttattctttttgtatatggccataagacatgactcattttgatgtaggctatgacctactaaTAGTGCTTATTTATGGttaaatgttcttgtgatgattaaatgtggcatattataaatagacatatgaaatgtggccaaatcacttgggatggttaggtcataattggcaatgagttatgacaatgagccaagtctaaatgtaTTTTTGAATGAAACGGAAATCCTAAACACAAAGAGGATAAATTAGCATGTAcataaccgatgagatgaggttaacatgcaatagaccattATGGTATTACTCggacatatttaggccatgttaaatatcaTTGAGGTTCGCGAATATGAGTGGTTATAAAGGGTGGCCATTGACTTAGATTTGTAGCCTCTAAAAAGGTCTACACGgatagacatacgggcgtgtgtctaggctgtgtgtaacacatggtcagccccatgggcatgtggtaaggctgtgtgtctcctgcacctaaaatttttaggtcagaatgcatggtaataaacacatgggtagagacacgattgtgtgtctcagccgtgtggaggatacggcttaccacacgggcgtgtgtcttagtcgtgtgtctCTAAATGCataatgacgtcataaacagaatgctcgagtttttgggcACGGgcgacaacacgggcgtgtgctcggccttgtgaaaacccttgtaggttcgaaatgagaaataaattccATTAATTCCACATGGttaagggacacgagcgtgtcccaaagaACACggacgtgtgcattgcctccacacgggcgtgtgaggcttaacctaagaaatttaccaaaaactttcttaagttctgtaacaccctgaacccgagaccatcgccggtgtcggacacgaggggttaacaagccaagttcacttgttttgcccatccatttgacattttcagtcaggctggaaaactgcgtcactgtcgccttaaaaatcatatctcgagtttcaaaactcggaaactggtttcgtaaattttccctgaatttaaactcatatatccatccatggatctatttctagaatttttggttgggccaattggtacagtttattagttaaagttacccatgttacagggatcgactgctctgaccttcgtgcggtataacttgaatatatctctgtacagggctttaatgctggtgtcgtttgtttctaatgaaactagactcaaaatggaatctgtacatataaggtatgtctcctaattcttttggataatttatagtaaattttaaagttgcgacagggaacccagaaaccgttctggccctgtctcacaatagctttaatatctcttaacatgtaactcctatgaccatttcgtttcttccatatgaaaatagactcatcaaggttcatttacatagcttattcactatttaattccattcctacgaattttggtgatttttcacattcacgtcactgcagctggcagcatctgttttaaggtaggtcttacctatttggtagtctccatgaaccaactagtcttgccatacataggttcatatatgatcattttaaccatgccaatggctgatcatatgaccaacattcccatttccaagccatagccacatcatgacaccaaatatatacatacaaaccacaattattctaagttcatgtttcccttttcgagccattttcgcatggccgtacatacttacatcacaacatatttaacaaacaaggggtagtcctatacatgccatctcaagttcaaccaaaaatttataccaaaatgggggcttgatagtgtggatgacttgacttcaacgatcccaaatccgattgcttgagcgaaatctagaaaaccgagagcctaaacaacgggtaagcattttatgcttagtaagtctcaaggaatataatcaactctaattacagcaatacattcacatagccaaatgcatcatctcattaatacacattcttacttcacacttcatcattatataatttcacaaagtatcaatcaattcaataactgaaattcattagtcggttgagcgaatgttgctcaaacatgtcgactttccaatgcacatataacgtaccttatcctttgggcttttcgagtgtactaataaattcattacagcaaccaacactcacctccagcccaagattcttcgaacataaccggatataaccatgtgcacaaatgccttggtcttagccggatagaatgtctcgcacgaatgccttggtcttagcccggatgtagccactagcacaattgccttcggtcttaaccggatataatttccagcataattgtcttcggatttagccggatatcattcaatttcccatgaacacatacatcaattatcattggacatacataattcattttcgttactaaggctcaaacgcaattatagtcacaagcatattcgccttgggacttagcagggtagaattcaaatactcatgcatacataatcaataatcaatacacatccatactttatttcacataattcaagtagggtcacttcttgaggacttacctcggatgttgtcgaacggctttttcgctattcgatcactttctccttcccttgtccaattgtggccctctaagctcttgagctaattcaaacaaattcaatttattaaaacctcattgtgctagcttatggcgaatatgacaaggagtttaaatggtcatatggccaccctttagcttgaatacacaacggtcatgcacattttatactacatcaagcaattcaatacaatttattcgagcatcaaggaaatgctaaggccttcaataggctacccaaggccgaatattcatgtacatgttgaggtcaattttgcacttaatacctca belongs to Gossypium arboreum isolate Shixiya-1 chromosome 7, ASM2569848v2, whole genome shotgun sequence and includes:
- the LOC108474175 gene encoding uncharacterized protein At1g03900-like: MSFDEEESFEHTLLVVREVTVYKIPPRSTSGGYKCGEWLQSDKIWSGRLRVVSCKDRCEIRLEDPNSAELFAACFIYPGQRESSVEPALDSSRYFVLKIEDGNGKHAFIGLGFNERNEAFDFNVALSDHNKYVSRENEKEASEKNATDSLIDIHPAVNHRLKEGETIRINIQPKPSSGTGMLSAAALSGVVLKPNTLCLVPPPADSGKIRSPLPPPPNDPAAARMTSTSQSVGQRAPTENTRQTDPLTNFSQLERNLPASGSGPRKTTASGWAAF